One region of Chelonoidis abingdonii isolate Lonesome George chromosome 14, CheloAbing_2.0, whole genome shotgun sequence genomic DNA includes:
- the E2F1 gene encoding transcription factor E2F1 isoform X1 — protein sequence MSLEGLGVAPDGSACVADFEALLGAAGGLHVMEQQIVIISTPDALPTPEAESEAELLLFATPQAPRPGPAAQRPALGRPPVKRKLDLETDHQYIAESIQTSRGKAKNPVKGVKSPGEKSRYETSLNLTTKRFLELLSQSPDGVVDLNWAAEVLKVQKRRIYDITNVLEGIQLITKKSKNNIQWLGSQSAVGNTSKYQLLEKEIRDLQVAEQQLDDLLQMCTVQLKLLTEDPENQHSAYVTCQDLRSIADPSEQMVMVIKAPPETQLQVSDPAEAFHVALKSTQGPIDVFLCPEDSSGVCSPVKSPFKATAEESSRGSSEAAASPLLHPTQDMNLPLVPGEQEPLLPGENALPLKCMADEVSLSPLASVDALLEQSKDDFSSFLPDEFINLSPPQPQDYHFGLEEGEGISELFDCDFGDFAPLDF from the exons ATGTCTCTGGAGGGCCTGGGGGTGGCCCCGGACGGCAGCGCCTGCGTGGCCGACTTCGAGGCTCTGCTGGGGGCCGCCGGGGGCCTCCACGTGATGGAGCAGCAGATTGTGATCATCTCCACGCCGGACGCGCTCCCCACGCCTGAAGCGGAGAGCGAGGCCGAGCTGCTGCTCTTCGCCACCCCGCAGGCCCCCCGGCCGGGCCCGGCGGCGCAGAGACCGGCGCTGGGACGCCCACCG GTGAAGAGGAAGTTAGATCTGGAGACCGATCACCAGTACATAGCAGAGAGCATCCAGACATCCCGGGGCAAAGCGAAAAACCCTGTCAAAG GTGTGAAATCTCCTGGGGAGAAGTCCCGCTATGAAACCTCTCTGAACCTGACCACCAAGCGTTTCTTGGAGCTGCTAAGCCAGTCACCAGATGGGGTGGTGGATCTCAACTGGGCAGCAGAGGTTCTGAAAGTCCAGAAGAGGCGGATCTACGACATCACCAATGTCCTGGAGGGCATTCAGCTAATCACCAAGAAATCCAAGAACAACATCCAGTGGCT GGGCAGCCAGTCAGCTGTGGGGAACACCAGTAAGTACCAGTTGCTGGAGAAGGAAATCCGTGACCTTCAGGTAGCTGAGCAGCAGCTGGATGACCTCCTCCAGATGTGCACCGTCCAACTCAAGCTCCTCACTGAGGACCCTGAGAATCAGCA CTCTGCTTATGTGACCTGCCAAGATCTTCGCAGCATCGCAGACCCCTCTGAACAAATGGTGATGGTGATAAAAGCCCCTCCAGAGACCCAGCTGCAAGTTTCAGACCCAGCAGAG GCTTTCCATGTTGCCTTGAAAAGCACCCAGGGCCCCATCGACGTGTTCCTGTGCCCAGAAGACAGCTCCGGGGTTTGTAGCCCAGTCAAGAGTCCTTTCAAAGCAACTGCTGAGGAATCGTCCCGTGGTTCTTCTGAGGCAGCAGCatccccactcctgcaccccacccaggACATGAACTTGCCATTGGTGCCCGGTGAGCAAG AGCCCCTCCTTCCTGGGGAGAATGCGCTGCCACTGAAGTGCATGGCCGACGAGGTGAGTCTCTCACCACTGGCTTCTGTGGATGCTCTGCTGGAGCAGAGCAAGGACGACTTCTCCAGCTTTCTCCCGGACGAGTTCATCAACCTGTCTCCGCCCCAGCCCCAGGATTACCACTTCGGCCTGGAGGAGGGCGAGGGCATCAGTGAGCTCTTCGACTGTGACTTCGGGGACTTTGCGCCCTTGGACTTCTGA
- the E2F1 gene encoding transcription factor E2F1 isoform X2: protein MFLKVLWQPRLFSFLQWKKLHVKRKLDLETDHQYIAESIQTSRGKAKNPVKGVKSPGEKSRYETSLNLTTKRFLELLSQSPDGVVDLNWAAEVLKVQKRRIYDITNVLEGIQLITKKSKNNIQWLGSQSAVGNTSKYQLLEKEIRDLQVAEQQLDDLLQMCTVQLKLLTEDPENQHSAYVTCQDLRSIADPSEQMVMVIKAPPETQLQVSDPAEAFHVALKSTQGPIDVFLCPEDSSGVCSPVKSPFKATAEESSRGSSEAAASPLLHPTQDMNLPLVPGEQEPLLPGENALPLKCMADEVSLSPLASVDALLEQSKDDFSSFLPDEFINLSPPQPQDYHFGLEEGEGISELFDCDFGDFAPLDF from the exons ATGTTCCTAAAAGTTCTTTGGCAGCCGAGGCTGTTCAGCTTTTTGCAATGGAAAAAGCTACAT GTGAAGAGGAAGTTAGATCTGGAGACCGATCACCAGTACATAGCAGAGAGCATCCAGACATCCCGGGGCAAAGCGAAAAACCCTGTCAAAG GTGTGAAATCTCCTGGGGAGAAGTCCCGCTATGAAACCTCTCTGAACCTGACCACCAAGCGTTTCTTGGAGCTGCTAAGCCAGTCACCAGATGGGGTGGTGGATCTCAACTGGGCAGCAGAGGTTCTGAAAGTCCAGAAGAGGCGGATCTACGACATCACCAATGTCCTGGAGGGCATTCAGCTAATCACCAAGAAATCCAAGAACAACATCCAGTGGCT GGGCAGCCAGTCAGCTGTGGGGAACACCAGTAAGTACCAGTTGCTGGAGAAGGAAATCCGTGACCTTCAGGTAGCTGAGCAGCAGCTGGATGACCTCCTCCAGATGTGCACCGTCCAACTCAAGCTCCTCACTGAGGACCCTGAGAATCAGCA CTCTGCTTATGTGACCTGCCAAGATCTTCGCAGCATCGCAGACCCCTCTGAACAAATGGTGATGGTGATAAAAGCCCCTCCAGAGACCCAGCTGCAAGTTTCAGACCCAGCAGAG GCTTTCCATGTTGCCTTGAAAAGCACCCAGGGCCCCATCGACGTGTTCCTGTGCCCAGAAGACAGCTCCGGGGTTTGTAGCCCAGTCAAGAGTCCTTTCAAAGCAACTGCTGAGGAATCGTCCCGTGGTTCTTCTGAGGCAGCAGCatccccactcctgcaccccacccaggACATGAACTTGCCATTGGTGCCCGGTGAGCAAG AGCCCCTCCTTCCTGGGGAGAATGCGCTGCCACTGAAGTGCATGGCCGACGAGGTGAGTCTCTCACCACTGGCTTCTGTGGATGCTCTGCTGGAGCAGAGCAAGGACGACTTCTCCAGCTTTCTCCCGGACGAGTTCATCAACCTGTCTCCGCCCCAGCCCCAGGATTACCACTTCGGCCTGGAGGAGGGCGAGGGCATCAGTGAGCTCTTCGACTGTGACTTCGGGGACTTTGCGCCCTTGGACTTCTGA